The genomic window GTTATCTTCGACGGTGCCACCCTGCCGACCGAGTATGCGACCCGGCGCCTCTACTCGAACTCGGCGGTCCCGGCCACTGGCACGAACAACTCCGACCCGATGTGGGCGGCCTACCAGCACTACTACCGCCTCTATCAGAAGGCGGTGGCGAAGGACAATCCGAAGGACGGGATGAAGGCCTTCGTCCCCACGACCTACCGCCTCGCCCAATCGAGCGACACCACCATCAAGGACGTCCGCATCGAGCCGAATCTCTCCACCGTCCGCCAGTCCATCCTGATGCCCACGGTGGCCAAGGTGGACATCGTCTTCAGCATCGTGGCGCGGGACGTGCACTCCAGCCGCACCACCGCGCTGCTCCAGGCCGGCTACCCCTACATGATCCATCTCATGTACCTGCCGGTGATCACGCTGCACAATCCCTACAACGTGCCTCTGCGCTTCACGGAGATGGAGGTGGAATTCGCGGACCTGCCGATGGGCTTCCAGTTCTTCGTGAATGGCCAGGCCGCGACGAACGAGATGAAGCCCTTCAACTCGCTCTACACCGGCAACGAGTCGGGCGGTGCGAAAAAGGTCTTCAAGGTCACGCTGACCGGCGACCTGAAGGCCGCGAAGGAAGTGGTGATGGGTGCGGGCGAGACGCGCATCTTCGGCAAGCCCTTCCCTCCCGAGTGGACCTGGGCGCAGGAAAATGCCGGCGGTGCGCAGGACGGCGTGGACATGTTCGACTGGCGGAACGACCGCACCCAGCTCGGCAACCGCATCATGCCCGGCATGATCACCGGGCCGAATGACGGCATCGGCTACGACCTCGACTGGCTCGCGCCGCTGGTGACGACGCGCGCCGAGTGGCACAAGGCCCGCACCGCCGAGGGCGTGCTGCCCGTGAAGCCCGGCGAGTCGATCATGGTGAAGTATGGTCCGAAGACCCAGCCGAGTTCGCCGAACAACAAGTTCGCCATGACGCTGCGGCTGAAGAATGGCACGGCGCCCGTGGACTACGGCACCACGCAGGTCTATTTCCAGAACGAGGGCAAGCTGAAGACCGTGCTGGAGGAAGGGACCTCGCCGCGCTTCACCGAGGCACGCAGTTTCCCCGAGAGCTATCCGAAGCCCGGGGTGGAAGCCCCGATCACCGCGTCCTCGATCTACGAGTCCAATAGTACCAAGATCCGCGACTACAGCAAGGCGCGGCCCTTCGCGGTCTTCAGCCTTAGCGGAAAGACCACGCAGGAGGCCTTCACCCGCTCGCGACCCGCGGCGGATACCGGTGCCGCCCCGCAGATGGCGACCTGCGAATTCATCAGCACGGCCAGCCAGGGGACGAATCCCTATGAGTTCATCCTCACACCCGTGCGCGGTGGCAATGCCGTGATCGAGTCCGAGGGTGAGAAGGGCTACTTCTTCGGCGGCCACGGAGCGACCCGCGGCACCACCGCCGCGACCTTCTTCGAGATCCCGATGGCCCCGCTGCAATCGCTGGCCCAGCTCCGCCACGCGAACGTGGGCACGATGGCTGCGGCACCTTACTTCACCTACGCCACCGGTGAATCCCGCGCGCATCCGGCACTGCCCGCGAAGTCCCCGCGCTTCGCCGTCGCGACGAACCGCACCATCCTCGACCACTCGTGGCTGTCGAATGACCAACTCTGGGACCGCTACTGGTTCTCGACCATCGCCACGCTGCAGGGCCCCGCCTACGCCGGCAGCTCCGCGAAGACCCAGACGGAGCTGGCGAAAAGCTTCTTCAATGGCGAGGGCACGCTGCCCAATGTCCGGAACATGGCGATCGTCCCCACCGGCTCGCTGCCGGACGATGTCGCGACCACGGCCATCGAGGCGGGCGGCCAGAAGTCCGCGATGTATCTGCTCACCCGCGGCGGCTTCAATGTGAACAGCACCTCGGAGGCCGCCTGGGTCTCCGTGCTCTCCGCGATGGCGGACTCCCCGGTCCCGCTTGCCACCGGTATGCTGGAAAGCACCGGCGACTCCGTCCCGCTGCTGCGCACCCGCCGCCCGAGCACGGGCCTCGACGGAGGCGTGGTGGGCCGCGACCAACTGTGGAACAGCTACCGCAAGCTGACTCCTGAGGAAGTCCGCTCGCTGGCGAAGGAGATGGTGAAGCAGGTCCGCCAGCGCGGCCCCTTCCTCTCCATGTCCGACTTCGTGAACCGCCGCCTGGCGGAGGATGACACCGGAAAGGCCGGTGCCATGCAGGCGGCCATCGACGCCAGCGGCATCAATGAGGTGATGGTGCCGAATGCGATGCCCATCGATCCCGCCGAGGTCACGAAATACGGATGGAGGAATCCGAAGGCGCTCGAGGGCAGCAACACCGCGGCGGGTTCTCCCGGCGCGATCAGCCAAGGCGACGTGCTCTCCGCCATCGGGTCCTTCGCCACCGTGCGGTCGGATACCTTCCGCATCCGCGCCTATGGCGAGGCTCGCGATCCGCAGGGCAAGGTGCTCGCCCGCGCGTGGTGCGAGGCCACCCTGCAGCGTCTGCCCGACTACGTGGACCCCTCGGAGTCGCCTGAAATCATCGCGACCAAGGAAGCCAACGTCACCTTTGGCAGACGCTTCGAGACCTTGGCATTCCGCTGGCTTCACCCCGAGGAAGTTTGATCATGAAAATCCACACGATTCCCCTGCTCGCGCTCGCCGCATGCGTCCTCCCCTCGTCCGCGCTGCATGCCCAGGAGGCACGCACCGTGCGCTTCCGCACCCTGTGCCTGGAGCAGACCGCAGGCGTCACGAGCGTGCATCTGCCCGCGGCGAAGTCGGGTGCCGATGCCGTGGAGGTGCCGCTCTACACGGGCTCCCTCTCCCCGGAAATCGTGGGAAACTTCACGGGCAAGGAAGCGGTTTTCACCGGGGCACCGGGAGCGGATGGCAAGCCGGCCGTCATGGCCAAGGTCGCGCTCGCCAGCTCATCCCGGCAGTTCTTCCTCTTCCTGCCCGCGAAGTCCGGCGGCGCGAAGCCCTACGAGGTGATGGCCTTTGACGACGACACGGACAGCTTCAAGCCGGGGCACATCCGGTCCATCAATCTCGCGCCCGTGCCCGTGCGCTTCACCATCGCGGGCAAGGCATCCCCGCCCGTGCCGCCTTCGAAGCAGATGATCTTCCCGCAGGCGGCGAAGAAGGACGACTACAACATGTATCCCGTGGTGGTGGACTTCGCCAGCGCGGGCGACAAGTGGTTCAAGGGCTACTCGGCGAGCTGGAAGGCCAGCGATACGCGACGGGAAATCGTGATCACGCTGATCGATCCGAAATTCAAGCAACCGGTAGTGAAGTGCTATCCGGACCTCCCGCCGTGGCTCGCCGCCACCCCGTGAAGGGCCCTGCCCTTACTGGCCCGCGGGCGGCAGGCTGAAGTCGCCGCCCATCACGCGGCGGACCTGATCTTCTGTTAGAACGAGATTGAAGACGGCAAGATCCGACAGCAGTCCCTCGAAGTGATTGCCATGGGCGGGCGGGGCCTCGCCCCGTCCGAAGTACCAGCTTTCCGACGGCCAGTCGAAATTGAAGGCGGGCGCGGTATTGAGATCCTGATCCTGCACACCGGTCGGCTCGCCATTCACGTAGAAGCGGATCTGTCTCATGGAGGTCCCGTCGAAGAACACGGAAAACGCCACGTGGACCCACTTGTCCACCGGCAACCCGACGGACGACTGCTCCTCACTGATGCCGAAGGAGTCGAAGGTGGGATACAGGCCCGGAGACGATCTCGATGGCCCGCCATCCGGACCATGCTGCGCGGTCAGGCTCAGCTCACGCTCTCCGAAGACCCGGAAGACTCCATTCCCCATGTGGGCACTGGCCGCGCTCCAAGTCTGGTTGTAGTCCCCGCGCAGCAGCAGGCCGCCGCCGTCCGCGGTCGCAGGTAGCTTCAGCCACATGGCCACGGTCAAAGGTCCCGTGGTCCAGTCGCTCAGCGCCGCGGGCAGGATGAGGATGTCATTCACGCCGTCAAAGGACAGGCACGGCCCGCGCTCGGGATCGGTAACCCACGAGGCCCCGTTGATGCGACCGTGATGACCGTGGCCGCTCCAGTCGTCCACGATATCCCCGCTTCCCACACGCATGCGCCACAGCGCGCCGAGTCGTGGATCCGGTGTCAGCGGGCGGAAGGCGGGCTGCTTCGGATACGGTGTGATGCCGGTGACGGCAAGTGGAGCGAGCGCTAGCAGGAAGACAAGCACGAGCGAGACCACGGTCAGAGGATTCGGCAACGAGCGCCGCTTGTCCGACCGGAGCACGGCCAGCAGGCGGCTGCGGACCTCGCGGAGATGGCGGCGGCTCAGGCGGCCTCCTTTCGCCTCGTTCACGAGCACCTCCCCGTATTTCGAGGCAGGTACACCGCCGGCGATGACCGCGTCATCGCACGCCATCTCCACTGCACGGTCGTATTGCCGCAGCAGCAGGTGGACGAGCGGGTGGAACCAAAAGACGATCGCCGCGAGCTCCAGCGCGGCACGCAGCGGCACATCGTGCCCGTGCAGGTGCTCCATCTCATGGCGCAGGATCATCTCCTGCGAGGCCTCGTCGCGCGCGAGGAATTCCGAGGAAACCAACAGCCGCGGGTGCAGCAACCCGTGCACCACCGGCCCGGGCAGGGTCTCCACTTCAAACATCCACGGACGCCGTCGCATTCCCTCCGTCAGCTTTTCTAACAGCCGCGCCGCAGGATGATCCGGATGAACGGGCTTCGCCTTCGCGAAACGCACCAGGCTGGAGCAGTACTGCGCGCCGCGGAAGAGCAGGAAAAGGAATGCCCCGGCCGCCCAGACCTGCACGATGAGGCCCGGCAGCGGATCCCGGTTTGCCCCCGGGATGGACCCGGCCACCGGCATCGAGGAAACCGCGGACACTCGCAACTCGCCCGGCACCTCGGGTGCGAAAGCACGCGTCGAGGCCAGCGCGGGGATCGTGATGCGGAAGACCATCGGCAACGCCGGAGCCGCGAGCCCCGCCAGCAGCCCCACGGCCAACAACACGCAGACGATGCGGGATGCGGAGCGCCGCGACACATACGCGAGCGCCAGCACGAGCGGGAGCACCAGGCAAAACCGGAGGGAAGCGACAAGGAGCCAGCGGTAAAGCTCCCCGGTCATTTCCTCCATGATCCGAGACAAGCAGCTATCGCCGGGCCGCCCAGCACAATGTCAGGCGGGATGTAAAATTAGGCTCAGCCCTTCGCTGCGTCCTCTTCCTTCTTCGGCGAGTCGGCCCGTTGGAGGATCTCCTCCAGCATGCGCCGGTCCTCCGGAGCCAGGGTTCCTTTTTCCCGCTTCAGGAAGGATGCGAGGCCGAAGGACAGCGAGCCATTGAAGAAACTCCCCACCGTGCGCTTCAGCATCTCGAATCCCACCTCGGAGGAATTCATCACCGGCAGGTAGAGGTAGCGGTTGCCATCCTTCCGCATCGCGAGGAAGCCCTTGTCATGGAGAATGCCAAGGATCCGCCGTGCCCCCGAATTCGTCATCGTGGTCTCCAGATTCTCGCACAGCGAGTCTGCGGACACCTCACCCAGGCGATGCACCACGTACATCACTTCCCGCTCGCGGCGGCTGAGGTTTTCAAATTCCAGGGTCTTGCGCTTTGATGACATGTATTGGGGCCGGAGGAGACGGCGCACAATTTTGTGCAAACACGTTTCACTGTCCAGCACTGATTGCCCTCGTCTGCGTAAATCCCGAACCTGACACCGAGTTCTCCCCCAGACACTAGCGGGGGCTTTTCCTCCCGCAGATGTTCAAGGTAAAGGCTGATCGGGGTTGAAGCCTGCGCCCTTCGAGAGCCCGCTTTTTTCGAATTATCTCTCGATTTCAGCACGATCTGAATCTCTCATCCGCCCATCATTCCCACCATGTCAATCACCCTACCGCTCAAGCGCTTGATGGCCTGTCTGGCCACCATCTCCGGGATTTGTCTCGCCGATCCCATCGGAGTTGGCGAAGTGCGCGGCTTCACCCCCGGCATCCACGGTGCGGTGGAGCTCGTCTTCCAATCCGAGGTCGGGAAGCATTACCAGATCCAGATCAGCTCGGACCTGGCCACGTGGGACAACGAAGGATACTCCGTGAAAGGCACGGGCGGTGAAATCTCCGTGCTCGCCCGCACGCGGAATCTTCCCAATGCCTACTACCGTCTCCGCGACGACGGGAGCCCGGACAATGTGGCTCCGCTGGCCTCCGTGACCGCCGGGGCGATCGCAGCAGCAGGTGGCGCACTGGCCGACTTTTCGAATGTGGACGCCACAACGGGCCTCGCCGCGCTGGGAGCCCAGAGCAATCGCGTGACCGTCCTGGAGCGCTTCGGCCGCTTGCCGGAGGGAACCGTCATCGGTCCCGGCCATACTCCCGAGATCGGCGAAGGCTGGCGCTGGCACCACCTCGGAGGATCGGCCAAGCCCTATATCGAAAACGGGGCCCTGCGTGCGGTACCGGGCTCGGTCTATTATCTCGGGAGATCCGTTGACGAGGGGATCACATCGCTGTCCACCGTGATCGAGTGGCGTCCGTCGGCCTCGTATCCATCCGGCCTGTGGACCAATGGCTTCACCATCGGGCTCGCCCCGAGCAACATGATCAATGAAGACGGACGCCCGGTGACCCTCCCGGTTGACATGCTGCACCTTCGTTTCGATCGCAGTGGCATCGCCGCTTTCGAACTGGGAAATGGAGGCGTCAATTTCACCCCGGTCGTGGCCGAAGGAGCTACGAGGAACTATGTGAACTGGGGACCCACCAATCAGTTCTGGATGCAATTCCAGCGGCAATACCTGCTCAACATCGAACTCGACACGGTGAAGCACGAGTGCCGTATCACCGCGCTTGGCAAGACGTGGAAATTCTCCCACCCCCGCATCGGTGCCAGCGGGCCATATACCGACTTCTTCCTTGAGGGAGGTGGGGATACCCAGGGGGCCGCCACTTATGATGGCTACGTAGCCGTGCATTCGGCATGGGTGAATTCTCCGCAGTTGGACCAGACACCGGGCCTGGGGGTCATGCCTTACAACGACGCCCTCGCATCACTCTCGACTGGTGCCATCGGGCAACTCCTGATGACCCAGCTCAAGCTGCCGGGCGCGGTTTCAGGCGTGGTGGCCGGTGAGCAAAACTCTGACCGCCTGGTCGTCGGTGGCGATGCTTACATCCATGGCAAGCTGTCCGCCAACACCGGCAATGGTCGCGGGCGAGTACCTGTGATGATCCAGACGCTGTCGAATACGTGGGCACCTTCTTCCGGAGGGGCGGCGAGCGGCGGCACCGGTGCGCCACTGGTCTCCACGGCATCACAGATCGACGGTGCGATGCTTCAATTCTACGACACCTACCTCCCGAACAACGGCGACAGCATCACCTACGAGATCAGAGGAAAATTCGGTGCGAACGGCAACACGAAGCGTCTCCGCATTGAGTCCGCCGGGATCGGTTACTGGTTTGATTCGGGCAGCTTGACGGAAAATGGAACGTCATTCGTCCTTCGGGTCACACGCACGAAGACTTCCAGTTCCAGTCACGTGCTTGACGGGGAATTCCTGACCTCGGATGCGAAGGTCATCATGGGATCAAGCCATAATCCCGGAGGCGCGACGAATGCCGTGCTGCGCATCTCGGGCACGGCAGCAGGTGATGTGACGGTGCACTCGATCGT from Luteolibacter flavescens includes these protein-coding regions:
- a CDS encoding pilus assembly PilX family protein, which encodes MKKRTLSRAGLRERGFALVISIMLMVLLTVLAVGLLGLSSISMRSSTQEEALRLARSNARVALSLAIAQLQKQAGPDQRITAPATITNVKNPRGVTGVWKSWRPPQENPDYAKEKAERFTEYLISTPTPGKTDDIASVPTSDEEQVMVGAGSLGGGSVSSTALTTDETTNEIMAPVVPVAAENGKSTTGALAWATLDEGVKGRIDLAPAEDPKDSVADAVSRMGSPARNKAGSLDGLAFLDDARENLLEKLPKLVSTAEVNLAGGDKEVFGRYFHDFSVASNSVQADVANGGLKTDLSVIFDGATLPTEYATRRLYSNSAVPATGTNNSDPMWAAYQHYYRLYQKAVAKDNPKDGMKAFVPTTYRLAQSSDTTIKDVRIEPNLSTVRQSILMPTVAKVDIVFSIVARDVHSSRTTALLQAGYPYMIHLMYLPVITLHNPYNVPLRFTEMEVEFADLPMGFQFFVNGQAATNEMKPFNSLYTGNESGGAKKVFKVTLTGDLKAAKEVVMGAGETRIFGKPFPPEWTWAQENAGGAQDGVDMFDWRNDRTQLGNRIMPGMITGPNDGIGYDLDWLAPLVTTRAEWHKARTAEGVLPVKPGESIMVKYGPKTQPSSPNNKFAMTLRLKNGTAPVDYGTTQVYFQNEGKLKTVLEEGTSPRFTEARSFPESYPKPGVEAPITASSIYESNSTKIRDYSKARPFAVFSLSGKTTQEAFTRSRPAADTGAAPQMATCEFISTASQGTNPYEFILTPVRGGNAVIESEGEKGYFFGGHGATRGTTAATFFEIPMAPLQSLAQLRHANVGTMAAAPYFTYATGESRAHPALPAKSPRFAVATNRTILDHSWLSNDQLWDRYWFSTIATLQGPAYAGSSAKTQTELAKSFFNGEGTLPNVRNMAIVPTGSLPDDVATTAIEAGGQKSAMYLLTRGGFNVNSTSEAAWVSVLSAMADSPVPLATGMLESTGDSVPLLRTRRPSTGLDGGVVGRDQLWNSYRKLTPEEVRSLAKEMVKQVRQRGPFLSMSDFVNRRLAEDDTGKAGAMQAAIDASGINEVMVPNAMPIDPAEVTKYGWRNPKALEGSNTAAGSPGAISQGDVLSAIGSFATVRSDTFRIRAYGEARDPQGKVLARAWCEATLQRLPDYVDPSESPEIIATKEANVTFGRRFETLAFRWLHPEEV
- a CDS encoding M56 family metallopeptidase; its protein translation is MTGELYRWLLVASLRFCLVLPLVLALAYVSRRSASRIVCVLLAVGLLAGLAAPALPMVFRITIPALASTRAFAPEVPGELRVSAVSSMPVAGSIPGANRDPLPGLIVQVWAAGAFLFLLFRGAQYCSSLVRFAKAKPVHPDHPAARLLEKLTEGMRRRPWMFEVETLPGPVVHGLLHPRLLVSSEFLARDEASQEMILRHEMEHLHGHDVPLRAALELAAIVFWFHPLVHLLLRQYDRAVEMACDDAVIAGGVPASKYGEVLVNEAKGGRLSRRHLREVRSRLLAVLRSDKRRSLPNPLTVVSLVLVFLLALAPLAVTGITPYPKQPAFRPLTPDPRLGALWRMRVGSGDIVDDWSGHGHHGRINGASWVTDPERGPCLSFDGVNDILILPAALSDWTTGPLTVAMWLKLPATADGGGLLLRGDYNQTWSAASAHMGNGVFRVFGERELSLTAQHGPDGGPSRSSPGLYPTFDSFGISEEQSSVGLPVDKWVHVAFSVFFDGTSMRQIRFYVNGEPTGVQDQDLNTAPAFNFDWPSESWYFGRGEAPPAHGNHFEGLLSDLAVFNLVLTEDQVRRVMGGDFSLPPAGQ
- a CDS encoding BlaI/MecI/CopY family transcriptional regulator, whose amino-acid sequence is MSSKRKTLEFENLSRREREVMYVVHRLGEVSADSLCENLETTMTNSGARRILGILHDKGFLAMRKDGNRYLYLPVMNSSEVGFEMLKRTVGSFFNGSLSFGLASFLKREKGTLAPEDRRMLEEILQRADSPKKEEDAAKG